The DNA window GGTCctcagtgattgacagctgcttcaCTTCATCCTCTCCCTTCCTCAGTTCAGAGATGTCCTTCTCCAGCCGGTCCACAAATGCCTCAGCTCGGCTCATTGCAGCCTTCACCTGAACTCCGATCAGCTCTTTCATGGCACATCGTCTTTTTTCCGCCATCTGGACAATTTCAGCGAAGGCTTTCTCATTTTGATCAACCGCTGCATCTCCAGAACACTGATGGTACAgacaaaaaatatgaataatgtCAGTGACCTTAAATGAGAAGGATACAGGACACACTGCATGCATTTAGTACAAGACAACCCACCTGCAGTGCTTTCATGTTCTGTCTCAGCTGTCGCAGCTGCTTCTCTTTTTCCTGTATTCCCTGCTGgtatctttgttttttctttccaaaTTGTTTCTGAAAATCAAAATTATATCGTGCGGTGTAAAGCAACAGTGTTCCACTTAACAGCCACGtacattaacatacattttCCCAGCTATATAACCCTGACAACTGCAGCAGCACCAGTGTGGCCTAAAACAATTATTCTTACTtgtttctctttcctctctgctgCGGCTGAAACAGTGTCATGACCTTTGTGTTCATCCATCACACAGAGCAGACAAATACACTGGCCATCACTGCGACAGTAGACTTCCAGCAGCTTGTCATGCTTGGAGCAGATCTTCTCTCGGATGGAGGCAGACACCTCCACTAACTTGTGCCTTTTGAAAGCAGCAGACTCGTAATGTGGCTGCAAGTGAGTGGCACAGTAAGAAGCCAAACACACCAGGCAAGACTTGACAGCTTTCAGCTTCTTCACAGTGCAGAAATCACACTCCACATCCCCCGGGCCCACTACTTCCTTCTCAGGAGGGGTGGGTGCTTCTGCCTCTGACATTTTCCCTGCCAAATCAGCCAGCACTGTGTTCTTGTTCAACACAGGTCTGGGGATGAAAGTGTGTCTACACTGGGGACAGCTGTAAACACCACGGTGGTCCTCCTGGTTCCAGTAACCATTTATACAGTCCTTACAGTAGCTGTGGCCACAATGCAGAGTCACAGGGCTTCTCAGTATGTCCAAGCATATGGAGCAGGATAAAGTCTCTGCTTCTTTCCAGCTCTCTGCCATCTTCTTCACAGCACCCTTTCGTTttctgtgaaaccaaaagtggctgTCAGGCTATATGGGAGTGACTTCATCTCTTACTATGCTTTCTTTTAGAACTAGAAAACTCTCCAAAAATC is part of the Epinephelus lanceolatus isolate andai-2023 chromosome 5, ASM4190304v1, whole genome shotgun sequence genome and encodes:
- the LOC117262681 gene encoding E3 ubiquitin/ISG15 ligase TRIM25-like is translated as MDPSETTRKRLEDFSRKRKGAVKKMAESWKEAETLSCSICLDILRSPVTLHCGHSYCKDCINGYWNQEDHRGVYSCPQCRHTFIPRPVLNKNTVLADLAGKMSEAEAPTPPEKEVVGPGDVECDFCTVKKLKAVKSCLVCLASYCATHLQPHYESAAFKRHKLVEVSASIREKICSKHDKLLEVYCRSDGQCICLLCVMDEHKGHDTVSAAAERKEKQKQFGKKKQRYQQGIQEKEKQLRQLRQNMKALQCSGDAAVDQNEKAFAEIVQMAEKRRCAMKELIGVQVKAAMSRAEAFVDRLEKDISELRKGEDEVKQLSITEDHIHFLQHCQSIFDGPEPDMSSDLNIHLHTPFDFVTKAISNARDEMENMSKAIAEISETIQADSDPKTRQEFSLYSCHLSLDPNTAFENLLLSEGNSKVTWIKKAQKYPYHPERFTKYDQVLCSEGLSGVCYWEVEWRGSRVEVAVCYKGAELDESGFGYTVQSWCISLSNTGCTFWHGGSPTKISNHCSSTVGVYLNHKVGSLSFYSVSESGQMMLLHRVHTTFSQPLYPGFMVSKGASVRIMSPK